The Acetobacter oryzifermentans genomic interval ATCTGGCCTGCGGTTTTGTGCGGTTTCGTTCATGGACGCATCATGCAAAACAGCGTATCCTTACGGTAACGCAATAGGTGGACGGGGGCGGAATGTTTTTTCGGTCGCGCAAGTTTTTCAGACCAGCCGGGCATCATCACTTCTTGTCCTTTCTCTACTCCCGGTAATAGACACTCTTATGGATTCAGCCTACCCTTCCTCATCCGCCCCTTCTCCTGCGTTGCAGGAACTTGCGGCGGAAGCGGCGGCCCGCCAGAAAAAGGCAAGTGGCCATTCTGGGCGCCGCACCCTGCCTTTGCGTGTTGGCACGCGGGGTTCGCCCCTTGCGCTGGTGCAAACGCGCGCCTTCCTTACCACACTGACACGCTTCTGCCCCGTCTTGCGGGATATGGGTGCGTTTCAGGAACACCAGATTAACACCACGGGTGATCAGGTGCAAAATCGGCGTTTGGCCGAAATTGGTGGTAAAGGCCTGTTTGCAAAGGAAATTCATGAAGCCCTAGCCGATGGGCGGATTGATTTTGCCGTGCACAGCCTTAAGGACTTGGAAACCACGCTGCCCCCCGGCCTTGTGCTGGCCTGCACCCTTAAGCGGGAAGATGCGCGTGATGCCCTTATCCTTAGCCCTGGCCTTGCGCAGTCCGACCCGGATGATCCGTATTCCGCCCTGCCAGAAGGTGCGCTTGTAGGCTGCGCATCCGTGCGTAGGCAGGCACAGATGCTGCATGTGCGGCCAGACCTGCAATTTGGCCTGCTGCGTGGCAACGTGCAAACCCGACTCGATAAACTCGCCGCCCATCAGTGTCAGGCTACGTTGCTGGCTCTGGCCGGGCTAAAGCGCCTTGGCATGGCAGAGCGTGCCAGCATTGTGCTGGACCCCACAGTTATGGTGCCAGCCGCAGGGCAGGGCATTGTAGGCGTAACCGTGCGCGAAGATGATGTTGAACTGCGCGAACTGTTATCTGCAATTGAAGATTACGAGGCCCGCGCTGTTGCCACGGCAGAGCGTTCTTTGTTGGCGGAACTGGATGGCTCCTGCCGTACGCCTATCGGTGGCTATGCACAGCTTCTTCCCGCCGAGGAGGGCAAAGACCCCAAGCTGCATCTTACGGGCCTTGTTGCGCGTGAAGATGGGTCTTTCCTGTTAAAGCGTAGCATTACTGGCATGCCGGAAGATGCTGCAAGGTTGGGTAAGGAGCTGGGTGAAAGCCTGCGCAAAGATAGCCCTTCTGATATTTTTGAGGAAAACTGAGGTAACGCCATGCGTCCGCGTGGTGTGATTGTCACACGCCCGGAACCGGGGTTGAGTGAAACAATGGCAGCCGTTGCGGATGCAGGGTGGCTGCCATTGGCCTCACCTGCATTGGTTGTGCAGCGGTATACGCTGCGTCTGCCCCAAAAATTACCCGCAGCCATATTGCTTACCAGTGGGCAGGCTGTTTCTGCTGTGGTTGTAGCCGCACAGCAGGCCAAAGCGCTGGATATGCCGGTTTACGCAGTAGGGGATCGTACAGCCCAACGCGCGCGTGATGCCGGGTTTACATGTGTGAAAAGCGCAGATGGTGATGCCCGTGCGCTTGTCTCGCTTTTACAAACCCACCAACAGCCAGAACAAGGCAGCTTGCTGCTCTGCTCTGGGGCAAGGCAGGGCGTAGAGCTTGCGGCTTGGTGCAGGCAGGCGGGGTTTAAGGTTATGCGCCGCGTTGTGTATGCGGCCAAACCGATCCAGAAAATAACCGAACAAACGCGTACAGCCATTCAGGCTGCCAAGGTAGCGGTTGTTCTGTTTTTTTCAGCAGAAAGTGCAGCAAGCTGGTTGGCAGCTTTGCCAGAAGCCGAGCAAAAGAGGCTGGCAGCGCAGGCGCGTGCGGTGGTGATATCTGGCCGTGTGGCAGATGTTTTGCGTAACGCGGGTTGGCACGATGTGCATATAGCGGCCCATGTTTCTGCCGCAGCAGTTATGGAAGTTCTGGGACTATATCACGTATAAAAAAACCTCCGCACCCGTAAGTGCGAAGGTTTTTTGCAACCCTTAAAGCAAAGGCAACGCGATTATGCGTGGCCTGCTGCTTCGGGGAATTCTGCGCGGCGTGCCTGCCACAGAGCCACAAAGTCGATCGGCTGTAGCACGATGGGCGGGAAGCCGCCATCACGCGTTACATCGCTGATGATGTTACGGGCGTAGGGGAAGATCAGGCGCGGCACTTCAACCAGCAGGATCGGTTCGATCAGTTCCTGCGGCGGGTTGGTAAGCGTTACGACAGCGGCGTAAACCAGCTCGGTCAGGAACACAGTGCGGCCAGCGGGGCCACCTTCCTTTTCCGGGGCTTCCTTGGCTTCTGCCTTAATGGACAGAACAACCTCGTAAACCATCTGGTCATCCTGCAGGCGGTTGGCCTGCACATCAATGTTCACGCCAATCTGGGGCTGGCTGCGCAGGGTGGCAAAAATTTCTGCACCAACCGGCACTTCAAACGACAGATCGCGGGTGTACTGCAAATTAACGGCAAGCGGCAGTGCGGGTGGGGCACTCTGTTCTGTTTCAGACATCGGTTCTGCTTTCGTCAGCTTCAACTTTGGATACCCTTCGCGGTAGCATGCCCGCAGGCATCCGCCAACTGTAAGCGGCATGTTTGGCAGGGTATCTGGGCTGTGCGGGGCGTTTTATGCGCGCTTAGGGGGAAAAATGTTGCCAGTCTCCATTTTCAAAACTCTCCCCTGTCAGGCTCAGCAAAAACCACCAATGAGAGACCACAAGAGTTTCGGATGCTCTGGCATCCTGCGCCATAATCTGGCGGAATTGTTGCGCCCGGTTTTCCAGGCTTGCGCTGCTTTCTGGCAGCGGAGACCACCAGTGTTCATCTATGTGGGCGAAATCCAGATGTGGCCATGCTGATGCTAAAACAGAGGCTGGTGTACCTTTATCACAGGAATACATGCCGCGTTCGCGCACAAGCGGCATAATTTGTGGGGTAATGCCCAACCGCTGCGCCAAAGGCGTGGCGGTTTGCAGCGCACGTGTGAAGGGGGAAACCAGTATGCGCCGGATTCCCCTATCCGCCAGTTTCAGGCCCAGTTCCTGCGCGTGGGCCTTGCCCTCAGCAGAAAGATGTGGGTCTTCCAACCCCGGATCTCCCCCATGAAGGTTGTAATGGCGGTTGAATTCGCTTTCGCAGTGTCGCAGGATAATCATGATACCCGCAAGGTAGGAAGCATAATGCCCCTTTAGCAAGAGGGCAGGTGATTGTATCCCCCCATGCGCGTGACTATGTGATAAGTAACACGCGATTCTCCGGTTCTGTTTCATGTACTATGGCAGAATAGGCGCAAGGTTTTTGGTGGACGTAAGACAGATGGATTTTTCTCTCGGCCATTTCCCGGTCGATCTGGTGCTTCTGGCTCTGGTTGCGGCATTTCTGGTGCTGCGGTTGCGTAGCGTGCTGGGCAAGCGCGTGGGTATTCAGCCGGTACAGGTGCAGCTTCAGGT includes:
- the hemC gene encoding hydroxymethylbilane synthase: MDSAYPSSSAPSPALQELAAEAAARQKKASGHSGRRTLPLRVGTRGSPLALVQTRAFLTTLTRFCPVLRDMGAFQEHQINTTGDQVQNRRLAEIGGKGLFAKEIHEALADGRIDFAVHSLKDLETTLPPGLVLACTLKREDARDALILSPGLAQSDPDDPYSALPEGALVGCASVRRQAQMLHVRPDLQFGLLRGNVQTRLDKLAAHQCQATLLALAGLKRLGMAERASIVLDPTVMVPAAGQGIVGVTVREDDVELRELLSAIEDYEARAVATAERSLLAELDGSCRTPIGGYAQLLPAEEGKDPKLHLTGLVAREDGSFLLKRSITGMPEDAARLGKELGESLRKDSPSDIFEEN
- a CDS encoding uroporphyrinogen-III synthase, translating into MRPRGVIVTRPEPGLSETMAAVADAGWLPLASPALVVQRYTLRLPQKLPAAILLTSGQAVSAVVVAAQQAKALDMPVYAVGDRTAQRARDAGFTCVKSADGDARALVSLLQTHQQPEQGSLLLCSGARQGVELAAWCRQAGFKVMRRVVYAAKPIQKITEQTRTAIQAAKVAVVLFFSAESAASWLAALPEAEQKRLAAQARAVVISGRVADVLRNAGWHDVHIAAHVSAAAVMEVLGLYHV
- the secB gene encoding protein-export chaperone SecB — encoded protein: MSETEQSAPPALPLAVNLQYTRDLSFEVPVGAEIFATLRSQPQIGVNIDVQANRLQDDQMVYEVVLSIKAEAKEAPEKEGGPAGRTVFLTELVYAAVVTLTNPPQELIEPILLVEVPRLIFPYARNIISDVTRDGGFPPIVLQPIDFVALWQARRAEFPEAAGHA
- a CDS encoding histidine phosphatase family protein, producing the protein MKQNRRIACYLSHSHAHGGIQSPALLLKGHYASYLAGIMIILRHCESEFNRHYNLHGGDPGLEDPHLSAEGKAHAQELGLKLADRGIRRILVSPFTRALQTATPLAQRLGITPQIMPLVRERGMYSCDKGTPASVLASAWPHLDFAHIDEHWWSPLPESSASLENRAQQFRQIMAQDARASETLVVSHWWFLLSLTGESFENGDWQHFSP